The following proteins are encoded in a genomic region of Magnolia sinica isolate HGM2019 chromosome 1, MsV1, whole genome shotgun sequence:
- the LOC131253978 gene encoding protein SLOW GREEN 1, chloroplastic: protein MDCTSSSTHLTFFSFSSSQTRKPHSFKFSKQAFPPHFPPKHHLSKSHSIQFPFLLSPSKHHSPSLQNPNPISIIQNQSPKLTKTHVLKAHVEKLAIFLLGSFLFFSRFNARPALALPTSPNAGFSAATEEKAETQSGKDGEDDDEELHLKVLEKNPKDVEALKVVLYGKMRKGKTKEAVKYVERLIDVEPDEVEWRLLQALSYELMGQLSKAKKLFKEILEERPLQLRALHGLALVMHKNREGVAVFEMLNKALEVAQAEKRLTEERNIKILIAQMHVVKGDLDEGLKKFQDLVNEDPRDFRPHLCQGIIYSLLDKKKEADEQFETYRSLVPHEFPQRGFLDDVIMAAKTESREQLEKDFKDEFSYKK from the exons ATGGATTGTACATCTTCATCCACCCATCtcaccttcttctccttctcttcttcccAAACAAGAAAACCCCACTCCTTCAAATTCTCCAAACAAGCATTTCCTCCACATTTCCCTCCCAAACACCATCTTTCCAAATCCCATTCCATCCAATTCCCATTTCTCCTCTCACCTTCCAAACACCATTCTCCTTCCCTCCAAAATCCCAATCCCATTTCAATTATCCAAAACCAATCACCAAAGCTGACCAAAACCCATGTCTTGAAAGCCCATGTAGAGAAGCTAGCTATCTTCCTTCTTGggtcttttctattttttagtaGATTCAACGCTAGGCCTGCTTTGGCGCTCCCCACTTCCCCGAATGCTGGTTTTTCGGCTGCAACGGAGGAAAAGGCAGAGACCCAGAGTGGGAAAGATGGggaggatgatgatgaggagCTTCATTTGAAGGTATTGGAGAAGAATCCGAAAGATGTTGAGGCTCTGAAGGTGGTTTTGTATGGGAAGATGAGGAAAGGGAAGACGAAGGAGGCTGTGAAGTATGTTGAGAGGTTGATAGATGTCGAACCTGACGAGGTGGAGTGGAGACTGTTGCAGGCTCTTTCGTATGAGCTGATGGGGCAGCTGAGTAAGGCAAAGAAATTGTTTAAGGAGATCTTGGAAGAGAGGCCTCTCCAGCTTAGAGCTTTGCAT GGATTGGCATTGGTGATGCACAAGAATCGTGAAGGTGTAGCTGTTTTTGAGATGCTGAATAAAGCTTTGGAAGTTGCTCAAGCTGAGAAAAGACTCACTGAGGAGCGCAACATAAAAATCTTGATTGCACAAATGCATGTTGTAAAG GGTGACTTAGATGAGGGCTTGAAGAAATTCCAAGATTTGGTTAATGAGGATCCTCGAGATTTTAGGCCCCACCTTTGTCAG GGGATAATCTACAGCTTACTAGACAAAAAGAAGGAAGCGGACGAGCAATTCGAGACTTATCGGAGCCTCGTTCCTCATGAATTTCCCCAGAGAGGATTTCTCGACGATGTCATAATGGCAGCAAAAACAGAATCTCGGGAACAGCTGGAGAAGGATTTCAAGGATGAATTCTCATACAAGAAGTAA
- the LOC131248373 gene encoding uncharacterized protein LOC131248373, which translates to MDRHPKTMHSISTIQMARSLLLARSTATGATQAGLGATAAFLMCASHAWRWRRHGPGPAIQLDMDARILTTKRVHQVQPGDDDRGPASGPQVSVWQKNILMGEKCQLRDFSGVIVYDSAGNLITDVK; encoded by the coding sequence ATGGATAGACACCCGAAAACCATGCACTCCATCTCCACAATTCAAATGGCACGGTCACTACTACTTGCACGCAGCACCGCAACTGGTGCCACCCAAGCCGGGCTCGGTGCAACCGCAGCCTTTCTCATGTGTGCATCGCATGCATGGCGATGGCGTCGACACGGTCCGGGCCCTGCGATCCAGCTTGATATGGACGCGAGGATCCTGACCACCAAAAGGGTCCATCAGGTACAACCAGGGGACGATGACAGAGGCCCCGCCAGTGGGCCACAAGTCTCTGTTTGGCAGAAGAATATTCTCATGGGGGAGAAATGCCAGCTCCGGGACTTCTCCGGCGTCATTGTATACGACTCAGCTGGCAATCTCATCACTGATGTGAAATAA
- the LOC131253991 gene encoding embryogenesis-like protein: MHQNLRIFLCKSFSNYHLRSTSIPISSFLLQIPKSSSNQSISDPPPLTKLNTSCPPISKFHHFVHPNRLNLSTQFRKHEESREFSSESDAGVFDQGKEIDEINLKFAEAREEIEMALESKETVYFDEEAEAARAAVKAVLEMFESLSAKLPEGERASLQRSMGLKIEQLKAELEQLND; the protein is encoded by the coding sequence ATGCATCAAAATCTACGAATTTTTCTCTGCAAATCGTTCTCCAATTACCATCTTCGAAGTACTTCAATACCCATTTCTTCATTTCTCCTCCAAATTCCGAAATCATCCTCAAATCAATCAATTTCGGACCCTCCCCCACTCACAAAACTCAACACTTCCTGCCCACCCATTTCAAAATTCCACCATTTCGTTCACCCAAACCGCTTGAATCTCTCGACCCAATTCAGGAAACACGAAGAATCTCGGGAATTCAGCAGCGAATCGGATGCGGGGGTTTTCGATCAGGGTAAAGAGATCGATGAAATCAACCTAAAGTTCGCGGAAGCCCGGGAGGAGATCGAGATGGCGTTGGAATCGAAAGAGACTGTTTATTTCGACGAAGAGGCCGAAGCTGCTCGCGCGGCAGTGAAGGCCGTTTTGGAAATGTTTGAGAGCTTGTCAGCGAAGTTGCCAGAAGGAGAGAGGGCGTCATTGCAGCGGTCGATGGGGCTGAAGATCGAGCAGTTGAAGGCTGAGCTCGAACAGTTGAATGACTGA